GGCGAGCGCCTGCGCGTTGTCGACGATCCGCCGGGCGTAGTCGGCGAAGTCGGGGCGACGCGCCTCGGCCAGCGCGACCGCCTTGGCGGCCATCACGTGCGGCAGCGGCCCGCCGAGCACCATCGGGCAGCCCCGGTCGACCTGGTCGGCCAGCTCCGGGCCGCAGAGCACCATGCCGCCGCGCGGGCCGCGCAGCGACTTGTGCGTGGTGGTGGTGACGATGTGCGCGTGCGGCACCGGGTCGAAGTCGCCGGTGAAGACCTTGCCGGCGACCAGGCCGGCGAAGTGCGCCATGTCGACCATGAAGGTGGCGCCGACCGAGTCGGCGATCTCCCGCATGATCCGGAAGTTGACCTTCCGCGGGTACGCCGAGTAGCCGGCGACCAGGATCAGCGGCTTGAACTCGCGCGCCGCCTCGGCCACCCGGTCGTAGTCGATCAGGCCGGTGGCCGGGTCGGTGCCGTAGCTGCGCTGGTCGAACATCTTGCCGGAGATGTTCGGCCGGAAACCGTGGGTGAGGTGGCCGCCGGCGTCGAGCGACATGCCGAGCATCCGCTGGTCGCCCAGCTCCCGGCGCAGCGCGAACCAGTCCGCCTCGGTGAGGTCGTTGACCTGGCGCACCTGCGCCCGCTTCAGCGCGGGGGACTCGACCCGGTCGGCCAGGATCGCCCAGAAGGCGACCAGGTTGGCGTCGATGCCGGAGTGCGGCTGCGCGTACGCGTGGGCGGCCCCGAACAGCTCCCTGGCGTGCTCGGCGGCGAGCGCCTCGACCGTGTCCACGTTCTGGCAGCCGGCGTAGAAGCGGCGCCCGACCGTACCCTCGGCGTACTTGTCGCTGAACCAGTTGCCCATGGCCAGCAGCGTCGCGGGGGAGGCGTAGTTCTCGCTGGCGATCAACTTCAGCGACTCGCGCTGGTCGGCCAGCTCCGCCCCGATGGCGTCCGCCACCCGCGGCTCGACGGCGCGGATCACCTCCAGCGCGCTGCGGAAGGCGGTGGATTCGGCGTTGTGCGACATGCGACCTCCTGGTGACGTGCGGAAGGCCCAGGCGCTCGGCATGCGTCCTCGTGACGAGGCCGCTCCCCGATGGTGCTCCATCTCCACGCGCCAGTCACGGCCCGTGGAAGATCCTAGCGGTCCACCCCGGTCCGGACCCGCGGGGAGGTGTAAGGCGGGGGCCCCTATTAACGCATTCGGTAGAGGCGGGGGCCCCGCTTAACATCCACGTGTTAAGCGGGGCCCCCGCCTTACATCCACGCTCAGGCGACGACGGCGTCGCGTGCCTTCTTCAGCGCCTTCGGGGCGGTCGGCGTCTTCGGGGCCTTCGGGCGCAGGTCGAGCATGCGCTGGCCGATCTCCTGGAGTTGGTTACGGCCGAGCGCGTCAC
The genomic region above belongs to Micromonospora sp. WMMD1128 and contains:
- a CDS encoding glycine hydroxymethyltransferase; amino-acid sequence: MSHNAESTAFRSALEVIRAVEPRVADAIGAELADQRESLKLIASENYASPATLLAMGNWFSDKYAEGTVGRRFYAGCQNVDTVEALAAEHARELFGAAHAYAQPHSGIDANLVAFWAILADRVESPALKRAQVRQVNDLTEADWFALRRELGDQRMLGMSLDAGGHLTHGFRPNISGKMFDQRSYGTDPATGLIDYDRVAEAAREFKPLILVAGYSAYPRKVNFRIMREIADSVGATFMVDMAHFAGLVAGKVFTGDFDPVPHAHIVTTTTHKSLRGPRGGMVLCGPELADQVDRGCPMVLGGPLPHVMAAKAVALAEARRPDFADYARRIVDNAQALADGLLRRGATLVTGGTDNHLVLIDVSGYGLTGRQAEQALLDSGIVTNRNAVPQDPNGAWYTSGIRIGTPALTTRGLGAAEMDATAELIHTVLTQTTAGSGPDGAPSKAKYVLDPAVAEQVGKQAADLLTPFPLYPEVDLT